One window of the Zea mays cultivar B73 chromosome 3, Zm-B73-REFERENCE-NAM-5.0, whole genome shotgun sequence genome contains the following:
- the LOC100274098 gene encoding transcription repressor OFP13 isoform X1, whose amino-acid sequence MVTRRLALSSLFHGKARDTSSLPPPPPPPPAPAWPWPSSKNPRTTQPQAAAAAAAAGARTVASIVLDSADSSFTASSALQEDCCCSDSLSTASEASASASAACDDAAADDAVVVRGVRSDRLLFDPGASATNSILEEKSATKREQAFGGAVAVAFESADPYVDFRASMEEMVAAHGIGRHWGWLEEMLGWYLRANDGDTHCAIVAAFIDVVVVAAVAADPARSSQQASSRTSFATGELEVADKGKPDGAGALAVSCLD is encoded by the coding sequence ATGGTGACCAGAAGGCTGGCTCTGAGCTCCCTCTTCCACGGCAAGGCAAGGGACACTTCCTCCTTACcaccgccgcctcctcctcctcccgcaCCAGCCTGGCCATGGCCGTCCAGCAAGAACCCAAGAACGACGCAGCCgcaggcagcagcagcagcagcagcagcaggcgccaGGACCGTCGCCTCCATCGTCCTCGACTCCGCCGACTCGTCCTTCACGGCCTCCTCCGCGCTGCAGGAGGACTGCTGCTGCTCCGACAGCCTCTCCACGGCGTCCGaggcgtcggcgtcggcgtcggcggcGTGCGACGACGCGGCGGCGGACGACGCCGTCGTCGTGCGCGGGGTCCGCTCCgaccggctcctcttcgacccagGCGCGTCGGCCACCAACTCCATCCTCGAGGAGAAGTCTGCCACCAAACGGGAGCAGGCGTTCGGCGGCGCCGTGGCCGTCGCGTTCGAGTCCGCCGACCCGTACGTGGACTTCCGGGCGTCCATGGAGGAGATGGTGGCCGCGCACGGGATCGGCCGCCACTGGGGCTGGCTGGAGGAGATGCTGGGCTGGTACCTGCGAGCCAACGACGGCGACACGCActgcgccatcgtggcggccttcatcgacgtcgtcgtcgtcgccgccgtaGCCGCCGACCCGGCTCGCTCTTCGCAGCAGGCCTCATCTCGCACGTCGTTTGCGACGGGGGAGTTGGAGGTGGCAGACAAGGGCAAACCAGATGGAGCCGGAGCGCTCGCCGTGTCATGTTTGGATTAA